A single genomic interval of Oncorhynchus gorbuscha isolate QuinsamMale2020 ecotype Even-year linkage group LG25, OgorEven_v1.0, whole genome shotgun sequence harbors:
- the LOC124014212 gene encoding muscarinic acetylcholine receptor M2-like produces the protein MEMFNFTNFTYWNASEGTDAGPVTEPESPYKTVEVVFIVLVAGSLSLVTVIGNILVMLSIKVNRNLQTVNNYFLFSLACADLIIGLCSMNLYTVYIVIGYWPLGPVVCDLWLALDYVVSNASVMNLLIISFDRYFCVTKPLSYPVKRTTKMAGMMIAAAWVLSFILWAPAILFWQFIVGGRTVPERECYIQFFSNAAVTFGTAIAAFYLPVIIMVILYIQISIASKSRVKKETRKPSGPNPEALSHEQARCSNSAKPINNNVTAEDTEQGRTEAIDDVANQHDGKLQNGKGPSTTGGEGEMEGVDRGRENCAHGEEKESSNDSTSGSAAASNHKEEEAVPSRANCNTELVQQPTRHRAKAGGSKLTCIKIKTKSPKGDCYTPSNATVEIVPATEKQNHVARKIVKMTKQPPKKKKAPPSREKKVTRTIMAILVAFVATWTPYNVMVLINTFCSSCIPSTVWTIGYWLCYINSTINPACYALCNVTFKKTFKHLLLCQYKNIRSAR, from the coding sequence ATGGAGATGTTCAATTTCACCAACTTCACCTACTGGAATGCCTCAGAAGGCACTGACGCAGGGCCTGTCACTGAACCCGAAAGCCCATACAAGACTGTGGAGGTGGTGTTCATCGTATTGGTGGCTGGGTCCCTCAGCCTGGTCACCGTTATTGGAAATATCCTGGTCATGCTTTCCATTAAGGTCAATAGGAACCTACAGACTGTCAACAACTACTTTTTATTCAGCCTTGCGTGTGCTGACCTAATCATCGGGCTGTGTTCCATGAACTTGTATACAGTATACATAGTGATTGGCTACTGGCCCTTAGGGCCTGTGGTGTGTGATCTGTGGCTAGCCTTGGACTATGTAGTGAGTAACGCATCTGTCATGAACCTACTCATCATCAGTTTTGACAGATACTTCTGTGTCACAAAGCCCCTCAGCTACCCTGTCAAAAGGACCACCAAGATGGCAGGGATGATGATTGCTGCTGCCTGGGTCCTGTCCTTCATTCTGTGGGCCCCGGCCATCCTTTTCTGGCAGTTCATCGTGGGCGGGCGGACAGTGCCTGAGAGGGAGTGTTACATTCAGTTCTTCTCTAATGCAGCAGTCACCTTCGGCACGGCCATCGCAGCCTTCTACCTGCCCGTTATCATCATGGTCATTCTCTACATACAGATCTCTATAGCCAGTAAAAGCCGGGTGAAGAAAGAGACCAGGAAGCCGTCAGGGCCCAACCCAGAGGCCCTGTCCCACGAGCAGGCAAGGTGCAGTAATTCTGCCAAGCCCATCAACAACAACGTGACAGCAGAGGACACAGAGCAGGGCAGGACCGAAGCCATAGATGACGTGGCCAACCAGCACGACGGTAAACTGCAGAACGGCAAGGGCCCGTCCACCacgggtggagagggggagatggagggcgTGGACAGGGGTAGGGAGAACTGTGCCCacggagaggagaaagagagctccAACGACTCGACATCTGGCAGTGCAGCGGCATCCAACCACAAAGAAGAAGAAGCGGTGCCATCCAGAGCAAACTGCAACACCGAGCTCGTTCAGCAACCAACCCGCCACCGGGCCAAGGCAGGCGGCTCCAAACTCACCTGCATCAAGATTAAGACCAAGTCTCCCAAGGGGGACTGCTACACGCCCTCCAACGCCACGGTGGAGATCGTCCCCGCCACGGAGAAGCAGAACCACGTGGCGCGGAAAATCGTGAAGATGACCAAGCAGCCGCCCAAGAAGAAGAAAGCGCCACCGTCTCGGGAGAAGAAGGTGACCCGTACCATCATGGCCATCCTGGTGGCCTTTGTGGCCACCTGGACCCCTTACAATGTCATGGTGCTCATCAACACCTTCTGCTCCAGCTGCATCCCCAGTACAGTCTGGACTATCGGCTACTGGCTGTGCTACATCAACAGCACCATCAACCCCGCCTGCTATGCCCTCTGCAATGTCACTTTCAAAAAGACATTCAAACATCTCCTCCTCTGCCAATACAAAAACATTAGGTCAGCTAGATGA